Below is a genomic region from Tursiops truncatus isolate mTurTru1 chromosome 4, mTurTru1.mat.Y, whole genome shotgun sequence.
CCTGGTCACTGGCGTCGTCAAACATCTCACTCATCTCCACGCACTCGGACTGGCAGAGCCCGATCGGGCTGTCTCTGTTGGTTTCCTGTTCACTCTCTCGTGGCGGAGTCTCCTCCTGCATTTGGTACTTGGGCCTCCTCCCTCTTTTATAGAACAATTTAGATCCTAGGATGTGCCTTTTCACAATGGCTTCGTTCCCGATTTTCACTGTTATCTGGCAAAGGGGCGCGACGTTGCTGTTTGTGGAGGTTCCCGGGAGAGCAGGCTTTGCGATGTAAGTTTCAATTTTACTAGTTTCTTTAATGATATTTGTGGTTTTGCTCAATGACCCTCCAGGATCAGCAATGTATCTGGACTCCTCTGGTACTTCTCCCCTGTTACACaggatggttttctttttctccttcatgctCTTGGGTCTGCTGACAACCCTCCCCACTTTGTCTGGCTCGGGTTTGCCATCGTCTTTCGGGCTCTGACTGCCAGCCAGGTCTGAAGGGGCTGCGGGGTTGTGGCTGCTTGTGGCAGCAACGGCATTGCTGTGCATTATCACCGATGAAAACTGGCTGCTGTGCACGATGACCGAGGGCGCTGAGCCACTGTAGCTGATCACAGAGGTGGAGTTCTCACTGCCGTTACTCACAGACAAAACGGGCGCGTCCCCTGCCCGGAGGCCCGAACTGACGGCATTTTCAGCAGAAGAAACTGACACCTCTGTTGAATAAAAGTTACTGTCCAGATCAACTTTCaactctcccctctctccccatttGGTACCCTCTGCGTTTTGTGCACTGGTGGAAGTGGGTACATCCTGACGTGCTGGTGTTTCCAGGGGGATGGCTGGACTGCTGGTCAAGGTGTTTACACTGTTTTGGAAATTCAGAGTAGGCAATTCAGAGCCGTGTGGATTCTGAATAACATAGGGACCAGGTGCAGACTCGTTCATCTGACTGTTTTCTCGAGTATTTTCATAGGAAGAATGTCGGTAGCTCTTGTAAGGAGCCCTCTTGCATTTCATGGGCAGGAGCCTATAAAGCTTATATGGATAGACACTAGGCTTCAAGCCCCCGTTTGCTGTTTTTTTACTGATGGAAAGTCTATGATCGATGGCATGGAAAGACTTCTGGTGGTTTTTGAGTATATAGTACGTCATGAACGTTTCCAGGCAGAAAATGCACTGATACCGCCTTTCTCCTGTGTGCCAAATCTCATGTCTTGTCCTATACTCAGCCAATGCAAATACTTTGTTGCAGTAATGGCAAGGATACGTTCTTCTCCACGAGTGAACATTGGCATGTCTTCGGAGGCTGGATAAAGTCACATAACTACGTTTGCATACTACGCAGCTGTAGAGCATTTGCCCGTTAACAAATTTAACCATGTGTTCTGTTTCTGGCAAGGTACTTCCGGGACTGGAAAATTCACCAATCCTATTCTCAGATAATAAAGGCTCTGGACCTGTGAACGCACCTCCATTCTGCCCAATGGTGGGATAGTTTTCTAAGAAGCGCTGATTCCCTCCAGGAACGGGCATGTGGCTTGACCTCATGCAGATCTGCTCGTGCCGATCCAGTCTGTTGAGGGTGCTGAACTGTTTGTTGCAATGCTTGCACACCAAGGGCTCCTGGGTTGGCTTGTGAAGCTGCATGTGGGCGCTGAGCAAAGTGCTGCTGTCGAAGGATTTGGAACAACAGCTACAATTGTAAATGAGAGGCGGCACCTCTGTGGCTGGCAGTGTGGGGGCATCGGAGGATTTATTTTCCTCTGCCCTGGGAAAATGGACCTCTCCTTCGTTGTTGCTGGGAGATTTTGAAAGGGAAAGAATTGCAGCTGGCTGTGGACTTCCTTCTTGATTCAT
It encodes:
- the ZBTB38 gene encoding zinc finger and BTB domain-containing protein 38 — protein: MTVMSLSRDLKDDFHSDTVLSILNEQRIRGILCDVTIIVEDTKFKAHSNVLAASSLYFKNIFWSHTICISSHVLELDDLKAEVFTEILNYIYSSTVVVKRQETVTDLAAAGKKLGISFLEDLTDRNFSNSPGPYVFCITEKGVVKEEKNEKRHEEPAITNGPRITNAFSIIETENSNNMFSPLDLRASFKKVSDSMRTTSLCLERTDVCHEVEPVHTLAEHSYAVSSVTEAYRSLPVRERDSSSPGKTGKENCEAVAAKPKTCRKPKTISAPQDSDSPPESIPPPPATNLEMNQEGSPQPAAILSLSKSPSNNEGEVHFPRAEENKSSDAPTLPATEVPPLIYNCSCCSKSFDSSTLLSAHMQLHKPTQEPLVCKHCNKQFSTLNRLDRHEQICMRSSHMPVPGGNQRFLENYPTIGQNGGAFTGPEPLLSENRIGEFSSPGSTLPETEHMVKFVNGQMLYSCVVCKRSYVTLSSLRRHANVHSWRRTYPCHYCNKVFALAEYRTRHEIWHTGERRYQCIFCLETFMTYYILKNHQKSFHAIDHRLSISKKTANGGLKPSVYPYKLYRLLPMKCKRAPYKSYRHSSYENTRENSQMNESAPGPYVIQNPHGSELPTLNFQNSVNTLTSSPAIPLETPARQDVPTSTSAQNAEGTKWGERGELKVDLDSNFYSTEVSVSSAENAVSSGLRAGDAPVLSVSNGSENSTSVISYSGSAPSVIVHSSQFSSVIMHSNAVAATSSHNPAAPSDLAGSQSPKDDGKPEPDKVGRVVSRPKSMKEKKKTILCNRGEVPEESRYIADPGGSLSKTTNIIKETSKIETYIAKPALPGTSTNSNVAPLCQITVKIGNEAIVKRHILGSKLFYKRGRRPKYQMQEETPPRESEQETNRDSPIGLCQSECVEMSEMFDDASDQDSTDKPWRPYYNYKPKKKSRQLRKMRKANWRKEHENRSPSSKCKYPAELDCAVGKAPQEKAFEEEENKEMPKLQCELCDGDKASGAGNQGRPHRHLTARPYACELCSKQFQSPSTLKMHMRCHTGEKPYQCKTCGRCFSVQGNLQKHERIHLGVKEFVCQYCNKAFTLNETLKIHERIHTGEKRYHCQFCFQSFLYLSTKRNHEQRHIREHNGKGYACFQCPKICKTAAALGMHQKKHLFKSPSQREKTEGDTGHENSNPLENPHFIDSEDSDQKDNGQTVVDNVL